The following coding sequences are from one Bradyrhizobium sp. WSM471 window:
- a CDS encoding transposase, producing METGRRRWFSKDDKARIVEETLVPGAVVSEIGRRHGLLPQQVFT from the coding sequence ATGGAGACGGGACGCCGTCGCTGGTTCTCCAAGGACGACAAGGCCCGAATCGTCGAGGAGACGCTGGTACCAGGCGCGGTCGTTTCCGAGATTGGCCGGCGACACGGGCTGCTCCCACAACAAGTGTTCACTTAG
- a CDS encoding DsrE family protein, translating to MFTFATAIQAVAAIALLVTAPALAKSTSVKPSATSKQSTSAKTQHRLILQVNSNDPAMMNLALNNAANVVQYYRELGQSVSIEVVTFGPGLHMLRDDTSPVKARIETLALSTPEISFKACGNTKQNMSKAENKDIPLIPQAQLVSSGVTRIMELQEQGWSYVKP from the coding sequence ATGTTTACTTTTGCAACCGCAATTCAAGCCGTAGCCGCGATTGCTTTACTGGTGACGGCGCCCGCCCTGGCAAAGAGCACCAGCGTCAAGCCGTCAGCGACCTCAAAGCAAAGCACGTCTGCCAAGACGCAGCATCGGCTCATTTTGCAGGTCAACAGCAACGATCCAGCGATGATGAACCTGGCGCTCAACAATGCAGCCAATGTCGTCCAATATTACAGGGAGCTTGGCCAGTCGGTTTCGATCGAAGTTGTTACGTTTGGACCGGGCTTGCACATGTTGCGGGACGACACTTCTCCCGTGAAAGCGCGAATCGAAACGCTGGCGTTGAGTACACCTGAGATTTCGTTCAAGGCGTGTGGCAACACCAAGCAGAATATGAGCAAGGCGGAGAACAAGGACATCCCGCTCATCCCCCAGGCGCAACTTGTGAGCTCCGGCGTCACTCGCATCATGGAGCTGCAGGAGCAGGGCTGGTCGTATGTAAAGCCGTAA
- a CDS encoding TAXI family TRAP transporter solute-binding subunit, whose protein sequence is MRLCVKLLLVRMTTALTLVFATELVHAQAPSPPLVKQATSAQKAQKDSMNAWTLGLAAGLLEGAPIRFATEIARVVDDGHNMIVLPIVTRGPVENLNDLLYLRGVDLAIVNLDALEEYKAQVPDIQNRVTYLLSLFPSELHIFVRPEIKSLQDLAGKKVNFNTKGTAAAYTGPLIFSRLGIDVEKTFIPHQVALEQMRQGDVAGVVFITSKPVDAFARGRWEPGYKFLPVVYDTKFEDYYLPSTLEPSDYPALIKEGERVSTIAVPTVLLSFNWPKNSNRYDRVARFVDYLFSRMEKLQGIGFDPKWKSINIGANVPGLARSPAAKAWLDRQPRAKQVSQ, encoded by the coding sequence ATGCGTCTTTGCGTAAAGCTACTGCTTGTTCGGATGACGACTGCGCTGACTTTGGTCTTTGCTACCGAATTGGTCCATGCTCAGGCCCCTTCTCCGCCCCTAGTAAAGCAAGCGACATCGGCGCAGAAGGCACAAAAGGACAGCATGAACGCTTGGACCCTTGGCTTGGCCGCAGGCCTACTCGAGGGGGCCCCGATACGCTTCGCTACTGAGATCGCACGAGTCGTCGACGACGGTCATAACATGATCGTTCTGCCCATCGTCACGCGAGGACCGGTGGAAAATCTCAACGACCTCCTCTATCTGCGCGGCGTCGACCTAGCAATTGTCAATCTCGATGCGCTTGAAGAATACAAGGCGCAGGTACCTGACATCCAAAATCGCGTGACTTACCTGCTAAGCCTCTTCCCGTCGGAACTGCACATCTTCGTTCGGCCGGAAATCAAGAGTCTGCAGGATCTTGCCGGCAAGAAAGTCAACTTCAACACCAAAGGGACGGCCGCCGCTTACACCGGCCCATTGATTTTCAGCCGTCTCGGCATCGATGTGGAGAAGACATTCATTCCGCATCAGGTCGCTCTGGAGCAGATGCGCCAGGGAGATGTTGCGGGCGTGGTCTTCATAACTTCCAAACCGGTAGACGCCTTTGCACGAGGACGCTGGGAACCCGGCTACAAGTTCCTTCCGGTCGTTTACGACACCAAATTCGAAGACTACTATCTTCCGTCAACACTCGAGCCCAGCGACTATCCAGCCCTCATCAAAGAGGGCGAACGAGTGTCGACGATCGCAGTTCCGACCGTACTGCTTTCATTCAATTGGCCAAAGAATTCAAACCGCTACGATCGCGTTGCCCGCTTCGTTGACTACCTTTTCTCACGAATGGAAAAGCTGCAGGGCATTGGCTTCGATCCCAAGTGGAAGTCGATAAATATCGGAGCAAACGTCCCGGGCCTCGCAAGATCACCTGCTGCAAAAGCCTGGCTGGATCGTCAGCCGCGTGCAAAGCAGGTGTCGCAATGA
- a CDS encoding FkbM family methyltransferase: MSILHRIWTNLKDLVRYGPRFLMRRAPRLTGAETVKIYVSGQAIHVRVGDSDIDTVRDVFGSHQYDISHSIPIVEDRVNRRYEEIIASGRTPVVVDAGANIGAASLWFKKQFPASIVVAVEPDPENFRILTKNAELTDKIIPVRAAIGAEAGFVHVLEGELG; encoded by the coding sequence ATGTCCATTCTGCATCGTATCTGGACCAACCTCAAAGACCTCGTTCGGTATGGTCCGCGCTTCCTTATGCGCCGCGCCCCACGGCTTACCGGCGCAGAAACGGTCAAAATCTACGTCTCTGGTCAAGCGATTCACGTCAGAGTCGGCGACTCTGACATCGATACCGTTCGAGATGTCTTCGGCTCTCATCAGTACGACATCTCTCATTCGATCCCGATTGTCGAGGACCGTGTCAACCGTCGATACGAAGAGATTATTGCCTCCGGCAGAACTCCGGTCGTCGTGGACGCCGGCGCAAATATTGGCGCAGCATCGCTCTGGTTCAAGAAGCAATTTCCGGCCAGCATCGTTGTCGCTGTGGAGCCAGACCCCGAGAACTTCCGGATTCTGACGAAGAACGCAGAACTGACCGATAAGATCATTCCCGTTCGAGCGGCAATCGGAGCCGAGGCTGGTTTTGTCCACGTCCTCGAAGGCGAACTGGGCTAG